Part of the Niallia alba genome is shown below.
AAATAGTCAGGGTTCGCTACCATATACTGGTCTAGGGGGCTTGAGCTTGCCACCATAATGACAAGGGATTCATCATGTCTACGGCCTGCTCGTCCTGCTTGCTGCCATGAACTCGCAATCGTACCAGGGTATCCTGTCATAACACAGGCTTGCAGTTGTCCAATGTCAACACCTAGTTCTAATGCATTTGTACTGACAACTCCATAAATATTCCCCTGTCGCAACCCTTGCTCTATTTCTCTTCTTTCTGTTGGCAAATAGCCGCCTCGATAGCCACGAATCGATTTAGGACCAAGTTGAAATTTCACAAGACCTTGCAAATAGGTAAGCAAAATCTCTACACGAACACGACTTTTGGCAAAAACAATTGTTTGAATTTTATTTTTCAACAGCTCTCCTGCTATTTGACGCACTTCTAAAGTAGCACTTCTCCTTATATTCAAGGGAATATTCACAATAGGAGGATTATAAAAAACGAAATGTTTCTTTCCACTTGGAGCACCATTATTATTTATTAGATGTACACGTTGTTCGGTTAAATTCTCTGCTAATTCCTTTGGATTTGCTATAGTTGCTGATGTGCATACAAAGATAGGATTACTTCCATAAAACGCACAAATTCGCTTTAATCTGCGGATAACATTAGCTACATGACTGCCGAAAACGCCTCTGTAAATATGCAACTCATCTATAATGACATATTTGAGATTTTCAAATAGTGATACCCATTTTGTATGATGTGGCAAAATGGCAGAATGAAGCATATCTGGGTTTGTAATAACGATATGTCCAGCTTTTCGAACCTTTTGTCTAATAGAAGCTGGTGTATCTCCGTCATATGTATAACTATTTATCTGTAGTTCAGCACTTTCAATTAATTCATTTAATTCACTTTTCTGATCTTGTGCAAGAGCCTTTGTAGGGAACATATATAACGCCCGTGCATTTTTGTTCTCTGCAATGGACTGAATGACAGGAAGATTGTAGCAAAGGGTTTTACCTGATGCAGTTGGTGTAACAGCTACAATGCTTTCCCCTTCTCTAATCGCCTGATATGACGAATATTGATGTGTATAAAGCCGTGTTACTCCTCGCTTTTGCAAAGCATCTTTTAAATTTGGCAATAAATCATCGGGTAGTGGAACTGTTACAGCTTCCTTTGCTTCGATTGTATGCCAATAGGAAATTCTTTCCTTGTATTCTTCCTTTGTTTTTAGTTCCTTGATAATTTCTTGTAGGTTTTTACGTACTTTCATTTGTTTCACCTCTAATATATCTATTTTATCGAATGGACGTTCGATTTGAAAGAGGTTTTAAAAAGAAAAAAAGAACCATTATTTACTATTTGATGAAATAAAGTGAAACTTGCATCAGTGGGGATTTTTCTTCCTCTCCACTGATGGTTAGTTGAACCAATCGGATTTACGGACAGTTGATCTCCCGCCTATCTTCCTCGTATTTCTCATTAGCTTTTAGGTTAGAGTCTTACTTGGGATAAATGAACGAATTGCTTTTGCCAACTCCTCGGGAGCTTCTTGCATGCTCATATGACCTGTATCTAATCTAACTTCTGAAACATTTTGGCTTGAAGAAGAAGCAACACGATCTAATGAAACCACTTTATCTTTTGTCCCCTTTACCAATAAAACTGGCACATTTGCCTGTTCGATTACTCCATTTCTATCTGGTCTTTTTCTCATTGCTGCCTGTGTCTCCATTGCCGCAATTCCGTTTGTTCCATAGCCAATTCTTTTCGCCTTTTCCACTTCGTTAGGTAAAGTTATGAGAGATTCGTCGGCAAATAAATTAGGAATTAGCCCATTAACAAACTCTTCTATTCCAAGATCTTGAATTTTTCGTATTGCGTTCAATCTTCCTTCTTTTCCTGCATCTGTATCTGAGTATGCTGTGGAATGTATTAAACCAAATCCCTTTAGGCTCTTTCCAAAAAGCTCTGCAAAAGCCAATGTTACATATCCACCAAGGGAATGCCCAAACATATACACTTGTTCGATACCTAATTTTTTTAATAACTTATTCATATCGTTCGCTAAATCTTCTATCTCAAATGGGGCTCCACTATAAGTTGAGCTGCCATGTCCTCTTAAGTTTACTGCAATTACATGGTATTTATCAGATAGTAAGGGCAAAATATACTCCCAATAATCGACGCTTCCGCAAAAACCATGTATTAAAACAATCGTATCTCCTTGCCCATGCTCTATATAGGATAGTTGTTCGTTTCCAATTGTGATTTTTTTCATTTATACAAACTTCCTTTCTACCTTTCATTTGGCTTTATTCTAAAGCCTGTTTTCGTAAAGTTTATGGCTATTCCCCGTAGCCGGAATACACTTGCTTTCCGGCTGCTCCATTTTGCCTTTAATTCTTTTTTCCTATTGAAGAAACAACATTTTTGAGAAAACTGCCTTTCATTTAATATACCACTTTTTTTTATAAGCAAATCTTATTCATTTTTTATGAAGTAAAAAAAGAGGAATCAAACACCAATCCATTTTATTAGGCATAGTATAAGTAGAAAAAGGCCTATTCATTTGCAGTTTTCTTCCCTTATTTTAATGGGGATAAAACATATTAATCTTTCGTTCATGTTTTTTATGTAAGGAGTGATGTACTATGTCTTCAAATTTCCCAATGGATCCAAACAAAAAAGAGAAAACCCCTCAACCCTTTAATGGTTTCATGCGTTCCATGAATCAGTTTTTTCAGGAAAAGCCAGTGAAAAACTTTCTTCAACAAATGGATGAATTTTTTAGCAATCCATTTCCCAATATGACTTTTCCAATTAGCGTGAATGAAACGGAAAAGGGAACAACGATTAAAGCAGAGCTACCTGGAATGAATAAGGAGCAAATTCAACTAGACATTTATGACCATTATTTAACAATCAGTGTGAACCACCAGGAAATCATTACAGAAGAAAACACCCAAGCTAAAACCTTTCATACAAGTCAAATGTTTAATAAAAGGAGTAGAAGCATTGCTTTCCCACACCCTATAGACGAAAAGAAAGTGACCGCTTCCTATAAAAATGGCTTGCTAACAATTAAAGTTCCAAAACAAAAAGGCAAAAAAATAATGATTGAAGATCAAAATCCGTAAACCAAGAGAGTAAATATTATATTATCTGCACATATTAATAGTGGATGCACGTAAGAAATACTCTCCTTCCATTAACGGAGAAGGAGAGATTCCTTTTACATCCATTTAATTTCTTTCTAATCTTACTTCCTGAGGTGATAAGATGAGTTATAAAGATCAGTTGGATTCTCACTCTGCGCTTTTTCATCACAATTGGACGAGACCGAAACGTTCTAAGTCCCAAGTTAATGGGCATACGCAAATGTCTCAAACAAATATTATTCTAAGAAGTAATGCAAAAGCACACCGCTGGTAAGTAGAGAAAAAGAAATGAAGGCTGGGACATAAGTATTCCAGCCATAGATAAACCCGAACAACTATCAAAGAATCCTAAATGGTTGTTCGGGTTTTATTAGTTTTATAAAAGGTTGTTTCAGTACAGTTAGTGTTAATATCCGCAGCCTGAATACACTTCGCTTTCCATGGGGCGAGCGCCGAGCCGCTTCGGCCTATGGCCTGCAGGGTCTCGGACTTTCTCGCAGCTCCCATAGGAGTCTACGTGTATTCAGGCTGCTCCATATTTCCTACTAATTCATTTTTTCTAAAAAAACAATATTTTTTAGGGTATTGCCTTTAAAAACGGAGTGGAATGGAGCGGAAGACACTCGACTCCTGCGGGAAGTAGAGCAAAACCTAAGACCCCACAGGCTTTAGCCGAGGAGGCTTAGGTTGCTCCCCGCGGAAAGCGAGTTTCTGTAGCGCAATGGAACGAATTAGTTTTTACACTTGACTATATTTAAAAACATAAATAACCATTGTATAAAAGAAACCTTTATTTAAGAGATAAATTAGAGATTGTTCGTCTTTACAGATTGGCTATTTAGTTTTGTCCCAGCCTCTTCTTATTTCGTCGTAATGTACTTATACTTTAAAGATTCCGCCGACCCCTTTTACCAATCCTGTCACCTGGTTCATCGCGTTCATCATCATACCAGCCGTATCCATCATCTTATTAAAATCTAAAGATCCATCTTGTGATTTAAAAGAGTTCATGATACTTTTCATATTGCCTTGTTTTTTCGGAATAAACGATTGCTTTGGATATGGATTCATAAATCCTTGATTTTGATTCATATGATTAGAAGAGTACTGGTTCATGTCACCATTCTCCATATAATGAAGTGGATTTTGAAAGATGTCTTGTGTATTGTTTTTATAAGCATTTTGCGGGTGATAATAACTTGGTTGATTGTTTGGATAATTCGGATGCATTGGCATGTTATAGAAGTTTTGTCCGTTCATTCCTGCCCCATTCCATTGTCCTTGGTTCATATATGGATGGTACTGTCTATTATCGGTCGGCATTTGTTGTATATTTGGTTGAGTATAAGCGGTCTGATAAGGTACATTCCTTCTTTGGCGATTAGATGCTCTATACATGAAATTCTATCCTCCCACGTTAAAGATATCCTTATCTACTATATGATGATTTCGCCTAGACTGTGCATTCATTTTCCAAAACACTTATTTAGTAAGGGATATTTCCCCTTAATTGCTGACTGCATATGGAACGTTTCGGCAGCAAAGGCTCTTCTGTTACCTTTGCCTGCTTTCTCTTGCTAACAGTTACTCATTACCTATACTACTCCTTTCAAAAGGCACTGATACTTAGGTTTTTTATATAATAAATAAAAAGACAAAAAAAAAAGAATTTTCTTCTCCCTTTTGATATTCCCTTATTGACCTTCCGCTTTTAGAGCATCAAGTAAAGTTTGCAGTATATACTTTACAGATTTTGCAGAATCCAGAAAACGTTTCTTACTCGTTTGGGCAAAAAAAGCTTGGATTGAAATAATTTCTATATGATCAGATGCTGTATTAATTTGAATGCCATTTAGGTAGTCAGGCTTTGATTTCTGCACCCATAATTTAGCCATTTCCTTCCATTCCTCATTTAAATCTTTGATGCGATTCGCAAACGGGCGTACGGTTTCATAAAAATCCCCATTTGCTCCAGTTTCCTTCACTTTATAGAAGGTCTCTATTGAATATTCCACTGCCTCAAGAAGTTTTTCTGTATGTTCCATTAGTTGATGGTTTTCGGTCAATTTTGCCACTCCATTTACCCTTTATCGTTAATTACTTTATTTTAACGATTTACTTTGCTAAGTTCAAGTAAAGAGGCATTTGTCTTGGAGGAACATTAGAAGGAAGCCCCGATTGGCTTGCTGCAATTTTTTTCTCCATAGCAGCCATTCCTTTTTCTATATTATTTAATGAAGTCATATGTTTTTTTACTAGTTGTGTTTTTTGATTCCTTGCATTCAAAAGTGTAGCATCTAGTATTTCTAATTCCTCTTGAATCTCCTCCAACATAATCAATAACTTTTCCTTTGTATAATTCTTTTCCATACAAATCCCTCCAAGCTATTTTTAATACATACTCTTTTCTTTTTTTTTATGAACTATCCTGCTCAGTTGACAAAACTAGAAGAGATTCGGCAAAGAAAGTTTATTTTTTTATAACTGGTTTAAAATTCGACAAAAAATTATTATTAATGTGTTAAAACCACTTGTTTCCCTGACGAATCAGTTCATGTAATGTTTGCTGCTTTTTCAAGTACCAATCCGTTATAAGCAAGGGTTCATTATGCTCGCTACATGTTTGCCACTTTTTCTTTATTTTCTTTTTATACCAATCCTTTCTTTTCCCTTCACGATGCTTGACTACCGGATAAGCAACTCGGAGTATGGGTGTCGTATTGGCTAATTTTGGGTATATATATTTTTCATAATCATATCTTGAACCAGTATGTTCTATTTTTCTTGCAAAATCATAGAACTCTTGATATAAATTAGATTTAAATAAAAGGCTTGCTAATGTATTCCCTAGCTTAATTCGTTCGTTAAGAGAAGTGAAGTTAGAAACGCTAGCCCCGTAAAGTTTCCCTTGTAAAGTTGGAAAAAGTACGGCATTAAAATGGAGAAAATCCTGAAAAAGATACGGAAAGTAATGAAGGACATGATGCTTGATTCTTGCGTTTTCAATGACAGGTTGTTGAATCACATTTTGTTCATTGATAATTAAACTATTCATTAATCTTTTTTTATTCTTTGTCTCCCAATACTTTAACCATTCTTCTTCCATAAAAGAGGAAACTTGAAAAAACTTTAATAAATGAAACATTGGCAAGTTTTTTTTCGTCGAATATTCATAGAGTAGTAATTGAGGAAATGCATCATTAAAAATAAGCCAGTTTGCTTTCTCATAGGTCAAGTAGATTTGCTTCCTTTTTTCCTGACTAACTACTTGCGGCAGCCATAGTCCATTTAAATCACCCATATTCCAGCCAGCATTTCTTGAAACTTGGCTTGCAAGAAATGCCCATTGGATTTCTTTATTTTTGTTATAATAGCAGAGATAGGCTTTGGTCCTTGAAATATTGTCTAAGTTGCACTTATCGGTAATTAGCCTTATTCTAGTTATAAGTTTTTCTTCTTCTAACGAAGAAAAATATGATTTTTTACCTATCAAATTGTTCACCTCTTATGAACGCTTTATGGTATTATTGTTTGTTGATTGCAATAAGTTATACTTTGAAAGAATCTTTGTGAGGTGAAAAAATGAAGATTCATTATCCAAATGGAAAAAGATATACACCTGTAAAAAATGTAAATACTAAATCGCAAAAAAAAATAAGTTATAGTAACCGAGGAATGAACTTAGAAGATGATTTGAATGAAACGAATAAGTATTACTTAGAATTTGGGAAGGCCGTCATACATAAAAAGCCGACACCTGTTCAAATCGTTCAAGTCGATTATCCGAAGAGAAGTGCTGCCGTCATTAAAGAAGCCTATTTTAAACAAGCTTCCACTACAGACTATAACGGTGTTTATAAAGGAAAATATGTCGACTTTGAAGCGAAAGAAACGAAGCATACTACTTCTTTTCCGCTTAATAACTTCCATGAACACCAAATTAAACATATGCGGATGGTATGTGAACAACAAGGAATTTGCTTTGTCATTATCTCTTTTTCAGAAACAAATGAAATATTCTACTTAGATGCAGGAAAACTCTTTATATTTTGGGAAAGAATGATAAATGGCGGAAGAAAATCGATCACAAAACAAGAACTAGCAATCAATGGTCATTCCATTAGCCTAGGTTATCAGCCTCGAATTGACTATATTAAAGTGATTGATACTATTTATGAATTCAACTAATTCCTTTTGTTTTTAGAAAGAAAGGTAGGAACAATTATGACAGATAAATATCAAACGCGAGAGGAGCGCCGCAAACAACTGGAAACCTCAAAGAAAAATGCTCCTAAAAAAGCACAGAAAAAAAGTGGTAAGAATTTGTTTAAACGCGTTCTGCTTATTTTATTAACAATCGGTATCATTGGTATTATTGCAGGCGGAGTAACATTTGCCATAATGGTTAAAGATGCACCCGAATTGAATCCAGAGACTTTAAAGGACCCTATTTCTTCTACGATCTATGACAAGAATAATAAGGAGATAGCAAAAGTAGGTGCCGTAAATCGGGACTATGTAAACTATGAAGATATCCCTGATTTAGTAAAAGATGCGTTTATCGCAACCGAAGATTCACGCTTCTTTAAACATCATGGAATCGATCCTATCCGCTTAGGTGGGGCAGTAATAGCAAACTTTAGAAATGGTTTTGGTTCAGAAGGCGCAAGTACGATAACACAGCAAGTTGTGAAAAACTTCTTCTTTAACCAGCCACAAAAAACATTAAATCGTAAAGCACAAGAAGCATGGCTTGCCTTAGAGTTAGAACGCAAGTACTCAAAAGAAGAAATATTTGAAATGTATGTTAATAAAATCTTTATGTCTGAAAATATGAGCGGGGTTAAAACCGCAGCAAAAGTTTATTTTGATAAAAACTTAGACGAGTTAACATTGCCAGAGGCTGCCCTCTTAGCAGGAATGCCACAGGCGCCAAATGCCTATAATCCATTTAATAATCCAGAAAGGGCAGAAAAAAGACGTAATATTGTCTTATCCTTAATGCATCAACATGGATATATTTCAAAAGCAGAAATGGAAGAAGCACAAAAGACTTCTGTGGAAGATTCATTAGTTGCAAAAGAGGATCGTCAAACAAATGATCTACCGTATGATCCATTTATAAAACAAGTTATTGCCGAAATCGAGAAAAAATATCCAGATGTTAATGTATTTACAGATGGATTAGAAATTTATACAACGATGGATAAAGAAGCACAGGAATATGTGGAAGAATTAATGTACGAAGGAGAGATTGTCCCATTCCCTGACGAACAATTCCAAGCTGGAATTACCTTACTAGATACGAAAACAGGCGGAATTTTAGCTCTTGGAGGTGACCGCGATCCAGATGTAAAGCTCGGGACAAACTATGCAACAGATATGAAGCGCCAGCCTGGATCAACCGCTAAGCCTATCCTTGACTACGGTCCAGCTGTTGAACATTTAAAATGGGGAACTTATCAAACGATTGTAGATGAGCGTACTACCTATTCAAATGGAACACCAATTAGTAACTGGGATAATAGCTATAAGGGATCTATGACTATGCGAAAAGCGTTAGAAATGTCAAGAAACATTCCTGCTCTTAAAGCTTTCCAAGCAGTCGGTGCTGAAAAAGCTAAAGATTTTGCAGTAAATCTAGGCATTCCGCTAGAGAATGCCTATGAATCCTATGCTATTGGAGCATTTGAAGCTAGCACACTAGAAATGGCTGGAGCATATAGTGCCTTTGGTAATGAAGGTGTATATAATACACCACATGCTGTGCGCTCCTTTAAATTAAAAGATGGTACTAAAATAAATATGGAGCCTAAATCAAAAGTAGTGATGCAGGATTATACCGCATTCCTCATAACTGATATGTTAAAAGGTGTACTTACAAGCAGTGATGGAACGGGAAATCTTGCTAATGTTCCAGGATTGCCTGTTGCTGGTAAGACAGGAACGACCAACTATTCGCAAGAAGAACGAACCAAATGGGGCATAACAGATTCTAGAAGTGTTCCAGATGCTTGGTTTGCTGGCTATACAACTAATTTTACTATGGCCGTATGGACTGGATACACGGAACGCAAAAACCCACTCACTCCTGGACCAAACCAGAAAATTGCTCAACAGATTTTCAAAGCAGTGATGAGCCATATTTCGGAAGATGTAGAAACAGCTGATTTTAAGAAGCCTGATAGTGTTGAAACAGTAAAAATCGAAAAAGGTACGTTTCCGGCAAGATTAGCAAGTTCTTATACACCAAGTAGTCAAATCCAAACCGAGTATGCCGTTAAAGGAAATATTCTGAACGAAGTATCACAAAAGTACAATAAACCTAATACTCCTACTGGAGTGAAAGCAACTTATAATGAGAACAGTGATGAAATCGATCTATCTTGGGACTATGGTGACAAAGAGGGCGTCAAATTTGACGTAAGTGTAAGTGTTGATGGTGGAGCTAATGAGCAATTGACTGTTACTTCTGACACAAGCTTAAAGATTGCCAAACCAACGCCTGGCAGCACCTATACCTTTACTGTAAAAGCAATTAAAAATGATCAGGATAGTGATCCTGCATCTGGCAGTATTTCCGTCCCAGCAAAAATCGAGGAACAGCCACCTGAGGATCCAAATGAGACAATAGATGACGAGGATGACCAAGACGATCCTAATGGCGAAGATTCTGATGACAATCAGGATGATGGAGACAATGAAGACTCTGATAATGGGGAAGAAAATAACAACAATCAAAGTAACAATAACGGGAATAACAACGATAATGGCAATAATGGTGGAAATAATAGTGGAAACAATACTGGTAACAACAATGGTCAAAATAATACGAATTCCAATGATGCTAACCAAAACCAAAGCCGAAATAGAGAACAGAATCGAAATGATTCCCAATAAAGTAAAACTTCCATAAGTGTGGGTCCCCACTTATGGTTAGTTGAACCAAGCGGCCCCTTTATGGACAGTAAGAGTAGGATAAACTGACGTGTAAAAGAAGAGGACAATTCCAACCGGAATGGTCCTCTTCTTTTATTTAGATTTTCTATTCAATCTTATTAATTTGATCGCATGCTGTTTTTCTAATTCTTTAAACAGCTCATCCAATTGTTTATAGGAATGATACCCATTTAATCTTTTTAGAATAAACTGGAGCCGATCTTCTAAATTGAAAGGTTTTATTTCTAAGCTACTGTCTACCAAACCATTTCTTAATACGACTGGTTTTTCGTTAAGCCAATATAAACATTCTAAAAAGTATTCCATTCCAATCGTTAGTCCCTGCTGAAGTCTAATCGTATCCCTCTCTTCTGCAAACGATTGTAATTCCTGTTTAAGCTGTTTCCACTTTTCCAAAACCAATTTTACACATTCAGAAAAGTTTGCTGTATTCCAAGGCTGATAACCTTCTTTATTATGGTAATAATTAGCTTCATGTAAAAAAGCTGGTGTTAATACTAAGCAATCAGTCACGATAGAAGGAAATTTTTTTACAACCGGGAACGGTCCATATAAAAGCTCAATTGGTGCATCTAATTGATGATTATCCATTATACAACACCTTTAGTCTTCATTCTTTTTTTTCCTTCTCTACACAAAGCTAAAAGTGGACAAACCGCACATTGAGGATTTTGCGCCTTACAGTGATACCTTCCAAAAAAAATCATACGATGATGTGTCACAGACCATTCATCTTTCGGAACTTTTTTCATCAAAGTTTTTTCTACTTCTAAAACAGAGTCTTTCCATCGACAAATTCCTAATCGTTTACTGACCCTTTCAACATGTGTATCGACAGCAATAGCGGGGATATTATAAGCAACAGAAACGACTACATTGGCCGTTTTTCTTCCGACCCCTGGTAAGTTAATCAATTCATCTCGATCCATTGGAATTTCACCATTATATTTTTCCAAAACCATTTGACAAAGCTTTTGAATATTTTTGGCTTTATTTCGATATAAACCAATGGACCGAATATCATTCTGCAATTCTTCTATGGGAACACTTAAGTAGTCTTCTGGGGTTTTATACTTTTGAAATAAATTTTTAGTTACCTTATTAACTAGTGCATCGGTACATTGTGCGGATAACGATACGGCAATAACCAATTCAAAGGGGTTAGAATGAACCAATTCACAATGTGCCTCTGGGAACATTTCCCCCATCGTATCCAGACAATATCTAATTTCATCTTTTTTTAGCATGTAATCCTCCGAAATGAATAAACTTTCTTCTATACAATAGGCTGTTATCGTAAAGTTTGTTGCGATTACCCGCACCGGAATACACTTCGCTTTCCGTGGGGCTAGGCTTAAGCCTCCTCAGCTTTGCCTCCGGGGTCTCAGATTGTCTCGCTAATCCCGGCTGCTCCATTTTTCCAACTATTTCTTTTTCCTATTGAAAAAACAACAATCCTTTAGAAAACAACCATACAAAAAAAGGTCGTCCTAAGAATAGATTGAGATTCTTTCATTTATCCAAGTAGTTTTTTTCTACTAGATATGTCTTGTAATGAAGTCTAAACCATTTATTCTTATAACAATCCCAGTTTTACGTAGTCAAACTTTTATATGAATGAACATTGTGTAAAGGAAGGAAGCAACCTACTTTCCTATTATCTCTAATAGTCAGCCTTCCACTTCACAATAATCAGTCATTCACTTACATTTACTTACTGTATCAATCTTAGCATTATTGATCTAACCAATTATAAAACGGTACTGCTTTTTTACTTGATGATTCCTCTCTCTGCTCGACTTTATATCCAGCTGTCTGATGCTGTCTAAACTTTTTCCCGTGGCTTTTCGCTTGTTCGATTGTCTTAATACCATTCTTCTTCCATTCAAACAAAATCCGATCAATATAACGAAAATTTAATTTACCCGAAATTACTGCTTCACGAAGAGCTGCTTTAATAATAACCATTTCATGCTGATCATCGTCTACCCACATATTTAGCGTTTCAATTTCAAAAGGAGATAGAGGTCTTCCAAATTCCTGTTCAAAGCAAGTATATAAATCTGATTCCTCTTTTTCTATTAAAGCTTCTTCTTCTTTTTTATTATTTAGCAAAAATTGTTCTATTAATTTATTCCAAAGAGGCTCTAATGAATAGCGTTCATACCGAATTCCGGTATCACTGTTACCATCCAGTATTTCAATAAAACCTTTTCTGATTAACTGGCTCAATAATTCATGACATTCATTAATATCTATAGTCATTTGTGCAGATATTTCCGCCGGTGTCGGAAAATCATTACCTCGCTCTAAATAATAGTGCACCTGTAACAAAAGGACTAATTCTTTTTCATTTATTTTCAATTGTTTGTAATTTGTTAGAAGTGTGGAAGGAATATTGATATTCCCTTCTTGCAACCATTTTAAAAAAATTGTTTGATTCATTAAAGACACCTCTAAT
Proteins encoded:
- a CDS encoding YpzG family protein, with the protein product MSYKDQLDSHSALFHHNWTRPKRSKSQVNGHTQMSQTNIILRSNAKAHRW
- the recU gene encoding Holliday junction resolvase RecU, which translates into the protein MKIHYPNGKRYTPVKNVNTKSQKKISYSNRGMNLEDDLNETNKYYLEFGKAVIHKKPTPVQIVQVDYPKRSAAVIKEAYFKQASTTDYNGVYKGKYVDFEAKETKHTTSFPLNNFHEHQIKHMRMVCEQQGICFVIISFSETNEIFYLDAGKLFIFWERMINGGRKSITKQELAINGHSISLGYQPRIDYIKVIDTIYEFN
- a CDS encoding YppG family protein, which translates into the protein MYRASNRQRRNVPYQTAYTQPNIQQMPTDNRQYHPYMNQGQWNGAGMNGQNFYNMPMHPNYPNNQPSYYHPQNAYKNNTQDIFQNPLHYMENGDMNQYSSNHMNQNQGFMNPYPKQSFIPKKQGNMKSIMNSFKSQDGSLDFNKMMDTAGMMMNAMNQVTGLVKGVGGIFKV
- a CDS encoding YppE family protein; this encodes MAKLTENHQLMEHTEKLLEAVEYSIETFYKVKETGANGDFYETVRPFANRIKDLNEEWKEMAKLWVQKSKPDYLNGIQINTASDHIEIISIQAFFAQTSKKRFLDSAKSVKYILQTLLDALKAEGQ
- a CDS encoding transglycosylase domain-containing protein, translating into MTDKYQTREERRKQLETSKKNAPKKAQKKSGKNLFKRVLLILLTIGIIGIIAGGVTFAIMVKDAPELNPETLKDPISSTIYDKNNKEIAKVGAVNRDYVNYEDIPDLVKDAFIATEDSRFFKHHGIDPIRLGGAVIANFRNGFGSEGASTITQQVVKNFFFNQPQKTLNRKAQEAWLALELERKYSKEEIFEMYVNKIFMSENMSGVKTAAKVYFDKNLDELTLPEAALLAGMPQAPNAYNPFNNPERAEKRRNIVLSLMHQHGYISKAEMEEAQKTSVEDSLVAKEDRQTNDLPYDPFIKQVIAEIEKKYPDVNVFTDGLEIYTTMDKEAQEYVEELMYEGEIVPFPDEQFQAGITLLDTKTGGILALGGDRDPDVKLGTNYATDMKRQPGSTAKPILDYGPAVEHLKWGTYQTIVDERTTYSNGTPISNWDNSYKGSMTMRKALEMSRNIPALKAFQAVGAEKAKDFAVNLGIPLENAYESYAIGAFEASTLEMAGAYSAFGNEGVYNTPHAVRSFKLKDGTKINMEPKSKVVMQDYTAFLITDMLKGVLTSSDGTGNLANVPGLPVAGKTGTTNYSQEERTKWGITDSRSVPDAWFAGYTTNFTMAVWTGYTERKNPLTPGPNQKIAQQIFKAVMSHISEDVETADFKKPDSVETVKIEKGTFPARLASSYTPSSQIQTEYAVKGNILNEVSQKYNKPNTPTGVKATYNENSDEIDLSWDYGDKEGVKFDVSVSVDGGANEQLTVTSDTSLKIAKPTPGSTYTFTVKAIKNDQDSDPASGSISVPAKIEEQPPEDPNETIDDEDDQDDPNGEDSDDNQDDGDNEDSDNGEENNNNQSNNNGNNNDNGNNGGNNSGNNTGNNNGQNNTNSNDANQNQSRNREQNRNDSQ
- a CDS encoding DEAD/DEAH box helicase, whose product is MKVRKNLQEIIKELKTKEEYKERISYWHTIEAKEAVTVPLPDDLLPNLKDALQKRGVTRLYTHQYSSYQAIREGESIVAVTPTASGKTLCYNLPVIQSIAENKNARALYMFPTKALAQDQKSELNELIESAELQINSYTYDGDTPASIRQKVRKAGHIVITNPDMLHSAILPHHTKWVSLFENLKYVIIDELHIYRGVFGSHVANVIRRLKRICAFYGSNPIFVCTSATIANPKELAENLTEQRVHLINNNGAPSGKKHFVFYNPPIVNIPLNIRRSATLEVRQIAGELLKNKIQTIVFAKSRVRVEILLTYLQGLVKFQLGPKSIRGYRGGYLPTERREIEQGLRQGNIYGVVSTNALELGVDIGQLQACVMTGYPGTIASSWQQAGRAGRRHDESLVIMVASSSPLDQYMVANPDYFFSRNPETARINPDNLIILIDHMKCAAYELPFKEGDTFGKCEIREILEFLTEERILFQNGDKWYWMNDSFPAHNISLRSASQENIVIIDISDVSKSRVIGESDRFSAMTLLHEEAIYMHQGIQYQVEKLDWEEKKAYVREVSVDYYTDANLAVSLKVLEEDNKNNYPKAETGFGDVSIIAMSTIFKKIKFETHENIGSGPITLPEEELHTNAAWISFQPNELEWEQEQTEQGLIGAAHALKHIAPLLVMADPQDLHVVPQVKAEHNEKATIFFYDQYPGGIGLSKKIFEEMPAVLREAKKMVKNCSCEYGCPSCIGTESHGNNSKRDVIKILSLLENSNFSI
- a CDS encoding DUF2515 family protein, with amino-acid sequence MIGKKSYFSSLEEEKLITRIRLITDKCNLDNISRTKAYLCYYNKNKEIQWAFLASQVSRNAGWNMGDLNGLWLPQVVSQEKRKQIYLTYEKANWLIFNDAFPQLLLYEYSTKKNLPMFHLLKFFQVSSFMEEEWLKYWETKNKKRLMNSLIINEQNVIQQPVIENARIKHHVLHYFPYLFQDFLHFNAVLFPTLQGKLYGASVSNFTSLNERIKLGNTLASLLFKSNLYQEFYDFARKIEHTGSRYDYEKYIYPKLANTTPILRVAYPVVKHREGKRKDWYKKKIKKKWQTCSEHNEPLLITDWYLKKQQTLHELIRQGNKWF
- a CDS encoding Hsp20/alpha crystallin family protein, with product MSSNFPMDPNKKEKTPQPFNGFMRSMNQFFQEKPVKNFLQQMDEFFSNPFPNMTFPISVNETEKGTTIKAELPGMNKEQIQLDIYDHYLTISVNHQEIITEENTQAKTFHTSQMFNKRSRSIAFPHPIDEKKVTASYKNGLLTIKVPKQKGKKIMIEDQNP
- a CDS encoding alpha/beta fold hydrolase; the encoded protein is MKKITIGNEQLSYIEHGQGDTIVLIHGFCGSVDYWEYILPLLSDKYHVIAVNLRGHGSSTYSGAPFEIEDLANDMNKLLKKLGIEQVYMFGHSLGGYVTLAFAELFGKSLKGFGLIHSTAYSDTDAGKEGRLNAIRKIQDLGIEEFVNGLIPNLFADESLITLPNEVEKAKRIGYGTNGIAAMETQAAMRKRPDRNGVIEQANVPVLLVKGTKDKVVSLDRVASSSSQNVSEVRLDTGHMSMQEAPEELAKAIRSFIPSKTLT